The window GGCCCCGAGAACTGGAAGATCTCCTACCCGATCTTCTTCGCGGCCACGCTCCTGATCGGCCTGGTCAGCTACCACCTTCTCCGGTGGGTGGAAGGACGCCCCTCGAGGACATCCCCGCACGACGGGCCGAGCCGGCGGCGGGCACCCCTCCGGCCCAGAAGCGACTTCCCCCGCGGTGATTAATTTCGTCATCCGCGATTGACAAAAAGTGTCATCTCGCGTCGGGGCCCTTCCCCGGCCCCCACGTTCCGGGCCGTTCCGGACGGTCGATGACCGGGACCCGCGGGCGCGCGCATCCCCCCCTCCTTTTCTCCCCGGGTGATGGCACACGGATTGCGAATACCCTGCTTTCAGCACATCCGCTGAAGGAGGGTTCGATGATACGTGGGTTCGGAACGGTTTTGGCGGTGGCGGCCCTGGCGGCGCCCGGTTGCGCCCAGGGGTTCACCGTCGGCCATCTTCACTCGGACGTCCACCGCATTCCGCCGGTCTGGGTCCAGCAGGCCCGGAGCACTCTGCACGTCGCTTACCAGCACACCTCGCACGGCTCTCAACTGGTTACGGGGATGGATTGCCTGAAGGCCTTCCCCGCGTTCGGGACCACCTACGACTGGGACGACGCCGGGGCCCGCCCGGGCGCCCTGGACCTCGACGACGTAGGGATCCCCGGTTGCGCGGACCTCAGCCAGGGCGACTACATTGACCCCAACGGCGTCACGCCCTGGGTCACGGCCACCCGTACGCTGCTCGACAACCCCGCGAATGCCCACGTCAACGTGGTCATCTGGTCCTGGTGCAGCATCGCCGGGCACGACATCCCCCGCTACCTCACCAACATGGAAATCCTGGTCTCGGAGTACGGCCCCGGCGGCAGCAAACCCCGGGCGGCGACCAACCCGGTGACCTTCGTCTTCATGACCGGTCACGCGGAAGGGGGAGGGGAGGGCGATTCCTCCGACTCCCGCAACAACCAGATCCGCCAGCACTGCCTCACCAACCACCGGGTCCTCTTCGACTTCGCCGACCTCGAGAACTACGACCCGGACAACAACTACTTCCTGGGCAAGCGGGTGGACGACGCGCTCTACTACGACTCCGACAACAACGGCACCCGGGACAGGAACTGGGCCACCGAGTACCTCGGACGCCACAACGGGTCCGAACTCTACCAGCTGGTGAACGGTACCACGGGCTACTCGGGCTGCGGCGGCTGCGCCCACTCCCCCGAGGGCGGCGAGACCGCCGACGCCCGCCTCAACTGTGTCCTGAAGGGCCGGGCGCTGTGGTGGCTCCTGGCGAGGATCGCCGGCTGGAACGGGACGCCCGAGGCCACCTGCGACTTCAACGCCGACGGGAAGACCGACCTGCTCTGGCGCCACAGCCTCACGGGCGCCCATTCGCTCTGGTACCTCAACGGGGCGGTCCTTTCCGGCGCTTCGCCGCTCCAGAGCGTCGATGCCGCCTGGACCATCGCCGGTACGCCGGACCTCAACGGGGACGGCCACCCCGACCTTTTCTGGCGGGACCCCGTCAGCGGGACCAACTCGGTCTGGTACATGAACGGCGCGGCGGTGAGTTCCGTATCCCCCTTTCCGACCGTTTTTTCGGGATGGGAGGTGGCGGGTTTCGGCGATTTCAACGCCGACGGCAAGGTCGACATCCTCTGGCGGGCCCCGGTCGCTGGAAGCAATTCGGTGTGGTTCCTGGACGGTCTGGACTTCCTCGGCTCCGCCAGCGTCCCCCCGGTCGGGTCGGGCTGGGCCGTCGGCGGCGTGGCCGATTTCAACGCCGATGGCCAATCCGACATTCTCTGGCGAAATCCCTCGACCGGCGTCAATTCCATCTGGCTCATGAACGGGGTGACCGCGTCAAGCATCGCGGCTTTCCCGACGGTGGGGGCCGACTGGGCCATCGCCACCGTGGCGGATTTCAACGCCGACGGCCGCCCAGACATCCTCTGGCGAAATCAGGCTGCCGGCAACGGGGCCCTCTCGGTCTGGTACCTGAACGGGACCGCCGTGACCGGGTCCGGCCCCCTCGACCCCTGTGCCGTGTCCGACACGGGATGGTGCGTCGTCAACTGAAACGCTTTTGTTTGTCCTCTACCCCCGGGCAGGCTTCCTCAGCCTGCCTATTTTTTTTAGGGGGAACCCGATGCGCGAAGGGCCCGGTCCGCCCTGGCACGGTAGGCGCCTTCTGCCGGAAGGCGCCCGTTGGGATTGGGTTCTCGTGCGCCGCCCGGCAGGCGGCGCGTACGGTAGGCGCCTTCTGCCGGAAGGCGCTCGTTGGGATTGGGCTCCCGTGCGCCGCCCGGCAGGCGGCGCGTACGGTAGGCGCCTTCTGCCGGAAGGCGCTCGTTGGGATTGGGTTCTCGTGCGCCGCCCGGCAGGCGGCGCGTACGGTAGGCGCCTTCTGCCGGAAGGCGCTCGTTGGGATTGGGCTCCCGTGCGCCGCCCGGCAGGCGGCGCGTACGGTGAAAAAACTGCTGGCATCCCGCGTCGAACCTGCTATAATGCGCCGTTGCAACTTGAGTGTCCCATGAAAGTCGTAAAAAAATACCTGTTGACCATCCAGTTTTTCATGCAGAAGATCGGCCCCCTGAGCTGACGGTGCCCCCTTGCACCTTTCCGTACCCAACCGTCTTCATCCCATCGAAAATTCTGGAGGATAGCAATGAGAGAAAAGATCCGTGTCATCATCATGGGCGCCGCCGGCCGTGATTTCCACAATTTCAACACCTATTTCCGCGACAACGACCTGTTCGACGTGGTGGCCTTCACCGCCACCCAGATCCCGGACATCTCCGGGAAGAAGTACCCCGCCGAGCTGGCCGGTAAGCTCTACCCCAAGGGCATCCCCATCCACGACGAGAAGGAGCTGGTGGAGCTGATCCGGAAGCACAAGGCCAACCAGGTGGTCTTCTCCTACAGCGACCAGCCCCACGAGAACGTGATGCACAAGGCCTCCATCGTCCAGGCCGCCGGGGCGGACTTCGTGATGCTGGGCCCCGACTCCACCATGATCAAGTCCACCAAGCCCGTGATCTCTATCTGCGCGGTGCGCACCGGCTGCGGCAAGAGCCAGACCACCCGGGCCATCGTCCGCCGCCTCCAGGCCATGGGCAAGAAGGTGGTCTCCATCCGCCACCCCATGCCCTACGGCGACCTCGCCAAGCAGGCCGTCCAGCGCTTCGCCTCCCTCGAGGACCTGAAAAAGCACCACTGCACCATCGAGGAGATGGAGGAGTACGAGCCTCACATCGCCATGGGCGCCGTGATCTACGCGGGCGTCGATTACGGGCGGATCCTCCGCGAGGCCGAGAAGGAAGCCGACGTCATCATCTGGGACGGCGGCAACAACGATTTCCCCTTCTACCGGTCCGACCTGGAGGTGGTGGTGGTGGACCCGCACCGGCCGGGCCACGAGGTGGAGTACCACCCCGGCGAGGTGAACTTCCGCCGCGCCGACGTCATCGTCATCAACAAGATCGACTCCGCGGACCCCGAGAACGTCGGCATCGTCCGGGAGTCCATCCGGGAGTGCAACCCTGACGCCGTGGTCATCGACGCCGCGTCCCCCCTGTTCGTGGACAACTACAAGGCCATCGCCGGCAAGCGCGTCCTGGTGGTGGAGGACGGCCCGACCCTCACCCACGGGGAGATGGAGTACGGGGCCGGTGTCGTCGCCGCCATGAAGTACGGGGCGGCCGACCTGGTGGACCCCCGCGAGTACGCCGTGGGCCGGATCGTGGAGACCTTCGAGGAGTACCCGGAGATCGGGACCCTCCTGCCCGCCATGGGGTACGGCGGCCAGCAGATCAAGGACCTGGAGACCACCATCAACAAGACCAAGTGCGACCTGGTGATCATCGCCACGCCCATCGACCTCAACCGCGTCTGCAAGATCAAGCACCCGACGGTGAAGGTGGACTACGAACTCCAGGAGATCGGCAAGCCCGACCTGGGCGACGTGCTGGAGTCGTTCTTCTGCGGCTGCGGCGAGACGCCCTGCAAGGAGACGAAGAAGGCCGCCAGGAAAGGCGCCAAGACCGCGAAGAAGTGACCGAGGAGGCGGCGGGGCGGGCCCGTCCCGCCGCCGTTCATAAATCCCACGGAGGTGCCGCATGACGGAAAAAGTGGATCGCGGGCGGCTGGAGATCAACACGGACGAGTGCAAGGGATGCGGCCTGTGCATCGACCAGTGCCCCGTCAAGGTGATCGAGGTCGCCCAGGACATCATCAACAAGCAGGGGTACAACCCCGCCCGCTACAAGGGCTCCGGCTGCACCGGCTGCGGAACGTGCTTCTACACCTGCCCGGAACCGGGGGCCATCACGGTCTACCGGCTCGCGAAACAGCAGTAGCGGAAGGGAGGAACCATGCCCAAACAACTGATCAAGGGAAACGTGGCGGCGGTCAAGGCCGCTATCCTCGCCGGGTGCCAGACCTACTTCGGCTACCCCATCACCCCCGCTTCGGAGATCGCCGAGGCGGCCTCCATGTACTTTCCTCTGGCCGGCCGCACCTTCATCCAGGCGGAGAGTGAAGTGGCCGCCATCAACATGGTCTACGGCGCCTCGGGCGCGGGCGTCCGCTGCATGACCGGCTCCTCCGGCCCCGGCATCTCCCTCAAACAGGAGGGGATCTCCTACTGCGCCGGCGCCGAGCTGCCCTGCGTGATCGTGGACATCATGCGCGGCGGCCCGGGGCTCGGCAACATCGGCCCCGAGCAGGCCGACTACAACCAGGTGGTCAAGGGCGGCGGCCACGGCAACTACAAGTGCCTCGTGCTGGCCCCCAACTCCGCCCAGGAGATGTGCGACTTCACCATCCTGGCCTTCGAGCTGGCCGACAAGTACCGGATGCCGGCTTATGTCCTCACCGACGGCGTCGTCGGACAGATGATGGAGTCGGTGGATTTCCCCAAGTCGGTGGACGTCCCGCCCCGTCACCCCTGGGGGCTCCACGGCAACGCCGAGACCCGCGGCAACCTCATCAATTCCATTCTTCTCGAGCATCCCGAACTCGAGGCGCACAACCGGAAGCTCCAGGCGCGTTACGCGGAGGTCCAGGCCCGCGAGGTCCGGTTCGAAGAGTACCAGGTCGACGACGCGGAGGTCGTGGCCATCGGCTACGGGATCGTCAGCCGCATCCTGCGGACCGCCGTGGACCTGGCCCGCAAGGAAGGCATCAAGCTCGGCCTGTTCCGGCCGAAGACCCTGTGGCCCTTCCCCTCGAAGCAGATCGAAGGTCTGTGCGGCAAGGTCCGGAAGTTGCTGGTGGTGGAGATGTCCAACGGCCAGATGCTGGACGACGTCCGGTTGGCGGTGGAGGGCCGCAAGCCCATCGAGTTCTACAACCGCATGGGCGGCTGCGTGCCCACGGCCGAGGAGCTTCTCGGCGTCGTGAAAAAGCTGTAGGAGGCGGGCCATGTACGAAATCGCATTGCAGAAAGCGAAGAGTTTCTATAAGGAATACGCGCGGAAGAGTGGTGACAAGAGCGTGACCCACTACTGCCCCGGCTGCGGGCACGGCGTGGCCCACAAGTACATCGCCGAGGCGCTGGACGACTTCGGGCTCGCCGAGAAGACCATCTTCTGCGCCCCCGTGGGCTGCTCCGTCTTCACCTACTACTACTTCGACACCGGCAACATCCAGTGCGCCCACGGCCGGGCCCCCGCGGTGGCCACCGGCGTCAAGCGCCCCAACCCCGACAGCGTGGTCATCTCCTACCAGGGCGACGGCGACCTGGCCGCCATCGGCGGGAACGAGATCATCCAGGCGGCCAACCGCGGCGAGCAGATCGCCGTGTTCTTCATCAACAACGCCATCTACGGGATGACGGGCGGGCAGATGGCCCCCACCACCCTGGTGGGCCAGAAGACCGCCACCTGCCCCCGCGGCCGCGACGTCCACAACGAGGGCAACCCCATGCGGATGTGCGAGCTGATCGCCCAGCTCGAGGCCGCCGTCTACGTGGAGCGGGTCTCCCTGCACAGCGCCGCGTCCCGGGCGAAGGCCCGCCGGGCGGTTCGCAAGGCCCTCCAGATCCAGAAGGAGAAGAAGGGCTTCACTTTCGTGGAGATCCTCTCCCAGTGCCCCACCAACTGGAAGATGGGGTCCGCCCAGTCCTTGAAGTGGATCGAGGAGAGCATGCTCCCGGTCTTCCCCGTCCAGATGTTCAAGGACGTCTCCGAGACGGCCCAGCCCTTCTCCACGCTCAAGCACACCGTGGGCGAAGGCGGCCTGCTGGGGGTCCTGGAACTGCCGGAGGAGGACGAGGCGCCCCTGCCCGTCACCGGCGAGATCCCGCCCCAGTTCCTCAACCCCCGCATCAAGATCTCCGGGTTCGGGGGGCAGGGGGTGCTGCTCCTGGGCCAGGCCATGGCCCAGCTCGGCATGATGCAGGGCTACAACGTGAGCTGGCTCCCGTCCTACGGTCCGGAAATGCGCGGCGGGACAGCGCACTGCCACGTCACCATCTCCAGCGATCCCATCGGGTCCCCCATGATCACCGCGTCCACGGTCTGCGTGGCCTTCAACAAGCCCTCCCTGGTGAAGTTCGAGACGGAGCTGGTCCCGGGCGGCCTGCTGATCTACAACACCTCCATGATCGACATCGATCCCACCCGCAAGGACGTGGAGTGGCTGCCCATCCCCGCCACCCGGATCGCCCAGGACCTGGGCAACATCCGGTTCGCCAACATGGTGATGCTGGGGGCCTTCGTCGAGAAGACCCGGCTCATCCCCATGGAGACCGCCGTCAAGGGCCTGCCGATGTTCATCTACGCCAAGAAGTTCATCCCCGACAACGTCAAGGCCCTCGAGGCCGGCGCCGCCTGGGTGCGGGAGAACAGCGCGAAGTAATTCCCCCCTCTGCGGTTTTTCCTTCACAACGGCGGTCCTTTCGGGGACCGCCGTTGTGTTTGTGTCCTTGGCAGGCGTGAATGCCCTCGTCCGGGACGATCTGATACCCTTTGGCTATCAGCGTGAGCAGCGCAGGAGGACCGGAAGCCCGAGCGGTACCTGGCCCGTCTGGCCAGGCATTCGCGCCTGATCGTGGGCGAGCCGGGCTGCATCCCGTTTTCGAAGGAAGGGATAATCATGCGACCCCTCGCGCTCGCCGCGCTGGGCGAAAGTCCGAAAAAACGCGGGATTCCTACACAAATTGAACTGACGGGGTTCGGGCCGCGGTTGAGGGCGAACTCCCCTCAGGGGCGGCGGGACCGGCAAGACTTACCTAAGGATTTTCTGAAGAGGCCCTGCCAAATGTCCAATCAACAGGAAGGAGGGAGACGCTGATCCATCGCGACTACATTGCAATGCGAAGATTGGCCTGGATCGGCAGTTCCATCAAATCGCTCCGCAACAGACGCGTGGAGAAAAACAAAACCTCCAAATTCTCGATCTCTCTCGTTTGCGGATTTAATCTGGCGACAACCTCATCCCCAAGTTCTTCCGATTCCTGCTCCGCGTAGGCTTTGACCTTGTTGATGTAAAGGATGTCCGCTTCCCGGTCATACGTGAAACTTAGCTTTTCTCCCATTCGATTTCTCCTTCCGCCAACTTTCTGGCGATATAGGCCGTAGCGATCCAATGCCGTTGTTTGGTCGCCTGGCTGATGACCACAACCACAACATGCTCGCCGTCAAGAAGATCCGTGAACCATCGCGAAAAGAGCCTGGCGCTGCTGAACCGTGTGCTTCGGCGGACCTGGTCCGGATCCGCCAGCGTTCCGGCGATTCGCTCACGATTCGCTGGCAGGAGATCCGGGTGGTGTTCGGCTATGTGGATTTCCCGTTCATCGGTCAACTCCACCGCCGCATTCAGATACGGGCAATAGAATTTTTCCATCAAGGCCCCTCTCGACTACTTGGCCATCCGCTTCAGGCCCCGCTTTTTCATCCAGCCGTGGAGATTGGCTTCCGTCGTGCTGTAACGTCGGGCAACAAAACGTTGGGTAGCGCCATTGGCCAGCAAGGCTTCGATTTCCGGGCGAAACGCATCCAATTTGCTCTTCCCCGGGCCTGCGGGGCGTCCCAACTTCATGCCGGAGGCCCTTTTCGCCCAGAGCGCCTCTTGCGTACGCTTGGAAATCAGATCCCGTTCAATCTCAGCCGCCATGGCGAAGGCCATGGCGATGATTTTACTTTGAATGGATTGGTCCAGTTGCCAGTTGCCCTTCACCGCGAAAACGCGAATTCCCTTCTGCGCGGCCAAGGAAAGAATCTCCATACATTCCAGCATGCTTCGCCCCAACCTGGACAATTCATTGACGATGATGCTATCACCTTCTTGGAGGACATCAAGCGCTTCGGCGACTCTCCGCTTGCGCCAACTCACCCTGCCCGAGACTTTCTCCTCGATGAACCGGACCTGCCCTAAATTTTTGTCGTTTGCCAAATGGAGGATCTCCGCCTTGTTCTTCTCGATGTCCTGATCGATGGTGGAAACCCGCAAATATGCTATGTTCTGTTGTGCCTGTCTGTCCATCTTCAGCCCTACTCTCATTTGGATTCGTCATATACCCTGCCGCTGGTCATATTTTATGCGATATGTTATCCTTTTATCAATGTATTTCGCTTAATATTTACATTAGTACAAAGGAACGTTTTCGCAATAATGGAACCGTTGAAATACCCCAAAGAGTTACCTGGGCGCCCTCGGGGTGGATCCGAAGGTCTTCTTCACCCCGGCGCCCCTGCCGACGCGGCCCCTGGCCCTGGGGCAATGACGGACCGCGTGCGCGAAAGAAGATGCCGCCCCCGGGTGCCCGACGAGGCTCAGAAGGAGAGGGGAAGCCCCGCGAAGCGGCCGAGGGGGGCCAGGGACACGCGGAGGGCCCGGAGGGCGGGCGCCAGGGTCCGGCGGGCTTCCGCGGGCCGGTGGAGTTCGAGCAGGACCAGCGCGAGCCGGACCCGGGCGGTCAGGTCGTCGGGCTCCTTCTCCAGGTACGTGCTCAGGTGGGTTTCGGCCTCGAAGTAACGCCGGCCGGCCGCCATCAGGGTCCCGAGGGCGAGCCGGGCGGGCTCGAAGGCGGCGTTGTGGACGAGGGCCTGCCGGTAGGCAGCCTCCGCCGGTTCCATCCGCTCCATCTGGAAGTAGAGGTTGCCGAGGTTGAAGTGGGCCAGGTAGTAGCCCGGGTTGCTTCCCAGGGCCGAGAGGTAGGCCTGCTCGGCTTCCACGAAATTCCCTTTTTTCTGCAACAGGTTGCCCAGGTTGGTCCACGCGGCGAAATCCTCCGGGGCCTTTCCCACCAC of the Acidobacteriota bacterium genome contains:
- a CDS encoding 2-oxoacid:acceptor oxidoreductase family protein, producing MYEIALQKAKSFYKEYARKSGDKSVTHYCPGCGHGVAHKYIAEALDDFGLAEKTIFCAPVGCSVFTYYYFDTGNIQCAHGRAPAVATGVKRPNPDSVVISYQGDGDLAAIGGNEIIQAANRGEQIAVFFINNAIYGMTGGQMAPTTLVGQKTATCPRGRDVHNEGNPMRMCELIAQLEAAVYVERVSLHSAASRAKARRAVRKALQIQKEKKGFTFVEILSQCPTNWKMGSAQSLKWIEESMLPVFPVQMFKDVSETAQPFSTLKHTVGEGGLLGVLELPEEDEAPLPVTGEIPPQFLNPRIKISGFGGQGVLLLGQAMAQLGMMQGYNVSWLPSYGPEMRGGTAHCHVTISSDPIGSPMITASTVCVAFNKPSLVKFETELVPGGLLIYNTSMIDIDPTRKDVEWLPIPATRIAQDLGNIRFANMVMLGAFVEKTRLIPMETAVKGLPMFIYAKKFIPDNVKALEAGAAWVRENSAK
- a CDS encoding TIR domain-containing protein translates to MEKFYCPYLNAAVELTDEREIHIAEHHPDLLPANRERIAGTLADPDQVRRSTRFSSARLFSRWFTDLLDGEHVVVVVISQATKQRHWIATAYIARKLAEGEIEWEKS
- a CDS encoding DUF2283 domain-containing protein; amino-acid sequence: MGEKLSFTYDREADILYINKVKAYAEQESEELGDEVVARLNPQTREIENLEVLFFSTRLLRSDLMELPIQANLRIAM
- a CDS encoding 3-methyl-2-oxobutanoate dehydrogenase subunit VorB, which gives rise to MPKQLIKGNVAAVKAAILAGCQTYFGYPITPASEIAEAASMYFPLAGRTFIQAESEVAAINMVYGASGAGVRCMTGSSGPGISLKQEGISYCAGAELPCVIVDIMRGGPGLGNIGPEQADYNQVVKGGGHGNYKCLVLAPNSAQEMCDFTILAFELADKYRMPAYVLTDGVVGQMMESVDFPKSVDVPPRHPWGLHGNAETRGNLINSILLEHPELEAHNRKLQARYAEVQAREVRFEEYQVDDAEVVAIGYGIVSRILRTAVDLARKEGIKLGLFRPKTLWPFPSKQIEGLCGKVRKLLVVEMSNGQMLDDVRLAVEGRKPIEFYNRMGGCVPTAEELLGVVKKL
- a CDS encoding recombinase family protein, with the translated sequence MDRQAQQNIAYLRVSTIDQDIEKNKAEILHLANDKNLGQVRFIEEKVSGRVSWRKRRVAEALDVLQEGDSIIVNELSRLGRSMLECMEILSLAAQKGIRVFAVKGNWQLDQSIQSKIIAMAFAMAAEIERDLISKRTQEALWAKRASGMKLGRPAGPGKSKLDAFRPEIEALLANGATQRFVARRYSTTEANLHGWMKKRGLKRMAK
- a CDS encoding VCBS repeat-containing protein; protein product: MIRGFGTVLAVAALAAPGCAQGFTVGHLHSDVHRIPPVWVQQARSTLHVAYQHTSHGSQLVTGMDCLKAFPAFGTTYDWDDAGARPGALDLDDVGIPGCADLSQGDYIDPNGVTPWVTATRTLLDNPANAHVNVVIWSWCSIAGHDIPRYLTNMEILVSEYGPGGSKPRAATNPVTFVFMTGHAEGGGEGDSSDSRNNQIRQHCLTNHRVLFDFADLENYDPDNNYFLGKRVDDALYYDSDNNGTRDRNWATEYLGRHNGSELYQLVNGTTGYSGCGGCAHSPEGGETADARLNCVLKGRALWWLLARIAGWNGTPEATCDFNADGKTDLLWRHSLTGAHSLWYLNGAVLSGASPLQSVDAAWTIAGTPDLNGDGHPDLFWRDPVSGTNSVWYMNGAAVSSVSPFPTVFSGWEVAGFGDFNADGKVDILWRAPVAGSNSVWFLDGLDFLGSASVPPVGSGWAVGGVADFNADGQSDILWRNPSTGVNSIWLMNGVTASSIAAFPTVGADWAIATVADFNADGRPDILWRNQAAGNGALSVWYLNGTAVTGSGPLDPCAVSDTGWCVVN
- a CDS encoding ferredoxin family protein → MTEKVDRGRLEINTDECKGCGLCIDQCPVKVIEVAQDIINKQGYNPARYKGSGCTGCGTCFYTCPEPGAITVYRLAKQQ